Proteins from a single region of Pseudopedobacter saltans DSM 12145:
- a CDS encoding tetratricopeptide repeat protein has translation MPNFIRIIIAAVVLGAAISLMVFSHWGWGILLVFLAILIFVTFIFNEKMLVAQWFLRKENMDKASAWLGKIKNYEKELYKGQWGYYHLLIGLIESRTSPMKSEKYFKKALQFGLTMDHNIALANLSLAGVEMAKRNKREAQRLLKEAEKADKNKLMAEQIKMMKGQLSMLDRTQMVQGGRGRGGFRQF, from the coding sequence CCGCAATTTCTTTAATGGTTTTTTCGCATTGGGGATGGGGGATTTTATTGGTTTTCTTAGCTATATTGATTTTCGTTACATTCATTTTTAATGAAAAAATGTTAGTAGCCCAATGGTTTCTGAGAAAAGAAAATATGGACAAAGCTTCAGCTTGGTTGGGCAAGATCAAGAATTACGAAAAAGAACTTTATAAAGGTCAGTGGGGATATTATCATCTTTTAATAGGACTAATAGAGTCCAGAACCTCTCCAATGAAATCCGAAAAATACTTTAAAAAAGCTTTGCAGTTTGGTCTTACCATGGATCATAATATTGCTTTGGCTAATTTAAGTTTAGCTGGAGTGGAAATGGCCAAGAGAAATAAACGTGAAGCACAACGCTTGTTGAAAGAAGCGGAAAAAGCTGACAAGAATAAGTTAATGGCCGAACAGATTAAAATGATGAAAGGCCAGCTTTCTATGTTAGACAGAACCCAAATGGTACAGGGAGGAAGAGGACGTGGGGGATTCAGACAGTTTTAG